A window from Azoarcus sp. DD4 encodes these proteins:
- a CDS encoding UDP-2,3-diacylglucosamine diphosphatase, giving the protein MPEAVRVALPALFISDLHLAEDQPATVTAFLDFLRGPAREAGSLFILGDLFEYWAGDDDIDDSFNRRISNALRALASTGTAIFFITGNRDLLAGAGFAAAAGLQLLSDPARIRLGTADDAPVVLLSHGDALCTDDVAYQAYRRQVRDAAWQAGFLAQPLAARKAFIESLRQQSEAAKRDKAMTIMDVNADAVAALLREHGYPILIHGHTHRPARHEHEVDGHRCVRWVLADWHGEARWLSCDGSAFVSNPQ; this is encoded by the coding sequence ATGCCGGAAGCCGTCCGCGTGGCCCTTCCGGCATTGTTTATCTCCGACCTGCACCTGGCCGAAGATCAACCCGCTACCGTCACTGCCTTTCTCGACTTCCTGCGGGGCCCGGCGCGCGAGGCCGGCAGCCTCTTCATCCTCGGCGACCTCTTCGAATACTGGGCCGGCGACGACGATATCGACGACAGTTTCAACCGTCGCATCTCCAACGCGCTGCGCGCGCTCGCCAGCACCGGCACCGCAATCTTCTTCATCACCGGCAATCGCGATCTGCTCGCCGGTGCGGGCTTCGCGGCAGCGGCCGGACTGCAATTGCTTTCCGACCCCGCCCGGATTCGCCTCGGTACGGCCGACGACGCCCCCGTCGTCCTGTTGAGCCATGGCGATGCGCTGTGCACCGACGACGTCGCCTACCAGGCCTACCGTCGCCAGGTGCGCGACGCGGCCTGGCAGGCGGGCTTTCTCGCCCAGCCGCTCGCCGCCCGCAAGGCCTTCATCGAGAGTCTGCGCCAGCAGAGCGAGGCCGCGAAGCGCGACAAGGCGATGACGATCATGGATGTGAATGCCGACGCGGTCGCTGCGTTGCTGCGCGAACACGGCTATCCGATACTGATCCACGGCCACACCCACCGCCCCGCCCGACACGAGCACGAGGTCGATGGGCACCGCTGCGTGCGTTGGGTGCTGGCCGACTGGCACGGCGAGGCACGCTGGCTGTCCTGCGACGGCAGCGCTTTCGTCAGCAACCCGCAATAA
- a CDS encoding peptidylprolyl isomerase: MAVNLHTNHGIITIELDAEKAPVTVENFLAYVTAGHYDNTVFHRVIDGFMIQGGGFEPGMKQKPTRDPIKNEADNGLKNERGTIAMARTQAPHSASAQFFINIADNDFLNYRSPDMQGWGYCVFGRVSAGMDVVDAIRKVKTGSSGFHQDVPKEDVIIERAEVV, from the coding sequence ATGGCAGTCAACCTGCACACCAATCACGGCATCATCACCATCGAACTCGATGCCGAGAAGGCGCCCGTCACGGTCGAGAACTTCCTCGCCTACGTCACCGCCGGCCACTACGACAACACCGTGTTCCACCGCGTCATCGACGGTTTCATGATCCAGGGCGGCGGTTTCGAACCCGGCATGAAGCAGAAGCCGACGCGCGATCCGATCAAGAACGAAGCCGACAACGGCCTCAAGAACGAGCGCGGCACCATCGCCATGGCCCGCACCCAGGCTCCGCATTCGGCGTCAGCCCAGTTCTTCATCAACATCGCCGACAACGACTTCCTCAACTACCGCTCGCCCGACATGCAGGGTTGGGGCTATTGCGTGTTCGGCCGCGTCTCCGCCGGGATGGACGTGGTCGACGCGATCCGCAAGGTCAAGACCGGCTCCAGCGGTTTCCACCAGGACGTGCCCAAGGAAGACGTGATCATCGAGCGCGCCGAAGTTGTCTGA
- a CDS encoding peptidylprolyl isomerase, with protein sequence MKRILAFFALSAWFGLALAANPQVQISTSQGDIVVELYADKAPKTVANFLQYVGDKHYDGTVFHRVINGFMIQGGGMDAAMKEKPTRAPIENEARNGLRNEPGTLAMARTGAPHSATAQFFINVAPNDFLDYPSRDGWGYAVFGKVVRGLDVVDKIARVPTRTIGFHQNVPAEPVVIQSARVLDTPPAGPAAR encoded by the coding sequence ATGAAGCGCATTCTCGCCTTTTTCGCCCTGTCGGCCTGGTTCGGCCTCGCGCTTGCAGCGAACCCGCAGGTCCAGATCAGCACCAGCCAAGGCGACATCGTCGTCGAACTGTATGCCGACAAAGCGCCCAAGACGGTCGCCAACTTCCTGCAGTATGTCGGCGACAAACACTACGATGGCACCGTCTTCCATCGCGTCATCAACGGCTTCATGATCCAGGGCGGCGGCATGGACGCAGCGATGAAGGAGAAGCCCACCCGCGCGCCGATCGAGAACGAAGCCAGGAACGGCCTGCGCAACGAACCCGGCACCCTGGCGATGGCGCGGACCGGCGCCCCCCACTCGGCCACCGCACAATTCTTCATCAACGTGGCTCCGAACGACTTCCTCGACTACCCTTCGCGTGACGGTTGGGGCTACGCCGTGTTCGGCAAGGTCGTGCGTGGTCTCGACGTCGTAGACAAGATCGCCCGCGTGCCGACGCGCACCATCGGTTTCCATCAGAATGTCCCGGCCGAGCCGGTCGTCATCCAGTCGGCACGCGTTCTCGACACGCCGCCGGCCGGTCCCGCAGCCCGATAA
- a CDS encoding L,D-transpeptidase family protein, whose translation MYPNFRLAHLVKGDLLLARTRPLTTFGNVEGPGQQVEALREEAVARLRAYRERPATEFVPRYLMQMGPEQQYAVVVDAERARLYVYRNDNGRPRFVTDYYASHGKAGVEKWREGDNRTPLGVYHVTSFIDPKRLPDFYGSGAFPINYPNDWDKRLGRTGHGIWLHGTPSDTYARPPKASEGCVVLANQDFSSLSNYVQPGLTPVIISNEIEWLSVDDWQRNRRNLNDAIEAWRQDWESLDVERHLSHYAKDFRSDRLDRDAWASQARRIAKGQRALKVAIDKLSMFRNPGKDELVVVTFEQTLRGQGLADTQRKRQYWVREGGRWKIAYESAA comes from the coding sequence GTGTACCCGAACTTTCGCCTCGCCCACCTGGTCAAGGGCGACCTGCTGCTGGCACGCACCCGCCCGTTGACCACCTTCGGCAACGTCGAGGGCCCGGGACAACAGGTCGAGGCCCTGCGCGAAGAAGCGGTTGCGCGTTTACGAGCCTATCGCGAGCGCCCGGCGACCGAATTCGTTCCCCGCTACCTGATGCAGATGGGGCCGGAACAGCAGTACGCGGTCGTGGTCGACGCCGAGCGAGCGCGTCTTTATGTCTATCGCAACGACAACGGGCGCCCCCGCTTCGTTACCGACTACTACGCCAGCCACGGTAAGGCCGGCGTAGAGAAATGGCGTGAGGGCGACAACCGCACGCCGCTGGGCGTCTATCACGTCACCTCGTTCATCGATCCCAAGCGTCTACCTGACTTCTACGGCAGCGGGGCGTTTCCGATCAACTATCCGAACGACTGGGACAAACGTCTCGGCCGCACCGGCCATGGGATCTGGCTGCATGGCACCCCCAGCGACACCTACGCCCGCCCACCGAAAGCGTCGGAGGGTTGCGTGGTACTCGCCAACCAGGATTTCAGCAGCCTGTCGAACTACGTCCAGCCCGGACTGACGCCGGTCATCATCAGCAACGAGATCGAATGGCTCAGCGTCGACGACTGGCAGCGCAATCGCCGCAACCTCAACGACGCCATCGAGGCATGGCGGCAAGACTGGGAAAGCCTGGATGTCGAACGCCACCTGTCCCATTATGCGAAGGATTTCCGGAGCGACCGCCTCGACCGCGACGCCTGGGCGAGCCAGGCACGGCGCATTGCCAAGGGGCAGCGCGCGCTCAAGGTGGCGATCGACAAGCTCAGCATGTTCCGCAATCCGGGCAAGGACGAACTGGTCGTCGTGACTTTCGAGCAAACCCTTCGCGGCCAAGGCCTGGCCGACACGCAGCGCAAGCGCCAGTACTGGGTCCGCGAAGGTGGCCGCTGGAAAATCGCCTACGAAAGCGCGGCCTGA
- a CDS encoding tetratricopeptide repeat protein has translation MKIRPSAALGALALMLSVSATPVFAAEGPREIRGLLHQGKAAEALSLANRMIDRQPREAEARLLKGVALAELGRQDEAIAVFVKLTQDFPAQPEPYNNLAVLYARQKQYDKARSALESAIRTHPSYAVAHQNLGDVYARLASQAYEKALQPDTSRSTEPPARLALITEMTAGGSAKPAQAATATALPPPPPAPVAPAAVAVLAPPPAPPPTATPKPPAPAAAIPPVAPSTTPVREAAPLVAAERKTPAAVAPTADAARLESGVLRAVESWAQAWSRKDIKAYLAAYDKEFEVPDGRSRDAWERERQQRVGKPGSISVEVEAPRVTLNGDRATVRFQQRYRSSGFKASTTKTLELVRRGDDWRIRREQAGG, from the coding sequence ATGAAGATCCGCCCCTCCGCCGCCTTGGGCGCGCTGGCGCTGATGCTGTCCGTCAGCGCCACCCCCGTGTTCGCGGCCGAAGGTCCTCGCGAGATCCGGGGCCTGCTGCATCAGGGCAAGGCCGCCGAAGCGCTGTCTCTCGCCAACCGCATGATCGACCGCCAGCCCCGCGAAGCGGAAGCCAGGCTGCTCAAAGGTGTGGCGCTTGCCGAACTGGGCCGCCAGGACGAAGCGATCGCGGTCTTCGTCAAGCTCACCCAGGACTTCCCCGCTCAACCCGAGCCCTACAACAACCTGGCCGTGCTCTACGCCCGCCAGAAGCAGTATGACAAGGCGCGCAGCGCGCTCGAATCAGCCATTCGCACCCATCCGAGCTACGCGGTGGCCCATCAGAATCTGGGCGACGTCTATGCACGGCTCGCAAGCCAGGCCTACGAGAAGGCACTGCAACCCGACACCAGCCGTAGCACCGAGCCGCCGGCCCGTCTTGCCCTGATTACCGAAATGACGGCTGGCGGCTCGGCAAAGCCGGCGCAAGCCGCGACAGCAACGGCGCTCCCGCCGCCCCCGCCAGCGCCTGTGGCACCGGCCGCGGTCGCCGTGCTCGCGCCGCCGCCGGCGCCCCCGCCGACCGCCACACCCAAGCCGCCTGCCCCTGCCGCCGCCATCCCGCCGGTCGCCCCCTCGACAACGCCAGTCCGCGAAGCCGCCCCCCTCGTCGCCGCCGAGCGCAAGACGCCGGCGGCGGTAGCCCCAACTGCCGATGCGGCACGACTCGAGAGCGGCGTACTGCGCGCCGTCGAATCCTGGGCGCAGGCCTGGTCACGTAAGGACATCAAGGCCTACCTTGCAGCCTATGACAAGGAATTCGAGGTACCCGACGGCCGTAGCCGCGACGCCTGGGAACGCGAACGCCAGCAGCGGGTCGGAAAGCCCGGCAGCATTTCCGTCGAAGTGGAGGCTCCCCGCGTGACCCTGAATGGCGACCGCGCCACAGTGCGCTTCCAGCAGCGCTACCGTTCCAGCGGCTTCAAGGCCTCGACCACGAAGACGCTGGAACTGGTGCGTCGCGGCGACGACTGGCGGATACGCCGCGAACAGGCCGGGGGCTGA
- the cysS gene encoding cysteine--tRNA ligase, which produces MLSIHNTLTRSKEAFQPIEPGKVRMYVCGMTVYDYCHLGHARVMVVFDMVSRWLRASGLDVTYVRNITDIDDKIIRRAQESGESIRALTDRFIDAMHEDADALGVLRPDHEPRATDYVASMQSLIERLQERGLAYVAANRDVCYAVRKFSGYGKLSGKSLDELRAGERVEVAGEKNDPLDFVLWKQAKAEEPDEAKWASPWGNGRPGWHIECSAMSSDLLGEHFDIHGGGQDLQFPHHENEIAQSEGAHGHTFVNYWMHNGFVRVDDEKMSKSLGNFFTIRDVLKTYDAEVVRFFILRAHYRSPLNYSDAHLDDARQALTRLYTALKHVPAAAATVDWSEAHAVRFKAAMDDDFNTAEALAVLFELANEVNRQARPALAAQLKALGGVLGLLGRDPVAFLQGSTPAASGLAADEIEARIADRAAAKKARNYAEADRIRAELLEAGIVLEDGPGGTSWRRA; this is translated from the coding sequence ATGCTATCGATCCACAACACGCTGACCCGAAGCAAGGAAGCCTTCCAGCCCATCGAGCCCGGCAAGGTCCGGATGTATGTTTGTGGCATGACAGTGTACGACTACTGCCATCTCGGCCATGCCCGGGTCATGGTGGTGTTCGACATGGTGTCACGCTGGCTGCGTGCGAGCGGGCTCGACGTCACCTATGTGCGCAACATCACCGACATCGACGACAAGATCATCCGGCGGGCACAGGAGAGCGGCGAGTCCATCCGCGCGCTGACCGACCGCTTCATCGATGCGATGCACGAGGATGCCGATGCGCTCGGTGTGCTGCGGCCGGACCACGAGCCGCGCGCGACCGACTACGTTGCCAGCATGCAGAGCCTGATCGAACGCCTGCAGGAAAGGGGCCTGGCTTATGTCGCCGCCAATCGCGACGTCTGCTACGCGGTGCGCAAGTTCTCAGGTTACGGCAAGCTTTCGGGCAAGTCGCTGGACGAGCTGCGTGCCGGTGAGCGCGTCGAGGTCGCGGGCGAGAAGAACGATCCGCTCGATTTCGTCCTCTGGAAGCAGGCCAAGGCCGAGGAACCCGACGAAGCCAAGTGGGCGTCGCCCTGGGGCAATGGTCGTCCCGGCTGGCACATCGAGTGCTCTGCCATGAGTTCCGACCTGCTGGGCGAGCATTTCGATATCCACGGTGGCGGTCAGGATCTGCAGTTCCCCCATCACGAGAACGAGATCGCGCAGTCCGAAGGTGCGCACGGCCATACCTTCGTGAACTACTGGATGCACAACGGTTTCGTGCGGGTCGACGACGAGAAGATGTCCAAGTCGCTGGGCAATTTCTTCACCATCCGCGATGTGCTCAAGACCTACGATGCCGAGGTGGTGCGCTTCTTCATCCTTCGTGCGCATTACCGCAGTCCGCTGAACTACTCCGACGCGCACCTGGACGACGCCCGGCAGGCGCTCACTCGTCTTTATACCGCGCTCAAGCATGTGCCGGCCGCGGCCGCGACGGTCGATTGGTCGGAAGCGCATGCGGTGCGCTTCAAGGCGGCGATGGACGACGACTTCAATACCGCCGAGGCACTCGCGGTGTTGTTCGAGCTTGCCAACGAGGTGAACCGCCAGGCAAGGCCGGCGCTGGCAGCCCAGCTGAAGGCGCTGGGCGGCGTGCTCGGCCTGCTCGGGCGCGATCCGGTTGCCTTCCTGCAGGGAAGCACGCCGGCGGCATCCGGTCTGGCCGCGGACGAGATCGAGGCGCGCATCGCAGACCGCGCTGCGGCTAAGAAGGCCAGGAACTATGCCGAGGCCGACCGCATCCGCGCCGAGCTGCTCGAAGCCGGCATCGTGCTGGAGGATGGTCCCGGCGGAACGAGTTGGCGCCGCGCCTGA
- a CDS encoding ABC transporter substrate-binding protein, producing the protein MTLLRLPRPAVHRLARRFASLLAAAALALPNAAALAQQGVDAETITLGQSGAQSGPLAELNKEYLAGANLYFTQINERGGVNGRRIRLITLDDAYDPNKAAENVQRLIEQQQVFALFACFGTGPSLKAAPIATAAKVPFYAPYTGAEALREPLNPYVFHVRASYRQEIEKVVDHLTKLGIQAIGVVHHADPFGLAGLEAATGALAKRGLKPAVVAPIASGGNDAAETVQKLAAANPAAVIMVTAGNSSSALLKAIQQAGIQPMLYGLSVISSTQLIRDLGDKAHGLVIAQVMPSPFRVDYPFVRDYRQAAEKAGLPYAYASLEGYLAARSFTEALRRSGRDLTREKLVNALETMSDWDAGGLRLAFSPRRHVGMDYVDLAVISRGNFNR; encoded by the coding sequence ATGACATTGCTGCGCCTGCCGCGTCCTGCGGTACACCGCCTCGCCCGCCGTTTCGCATCACTCCTTGCCGCCGCGGCGCTGGCCTTGCCAAACGCTGCGGCCCTCGCCCAGCAGGGCGTGGACGCCGAAACCATCACCCTCGGCCAATCCGGCGCCCAGAGCGGACCGCTCGCCGAGCTCAACAAGGAATACCTGGCCGGCGCCAATCTTTATTTCACCCAGATCAACGAGCGGGGTGGCGTGAACGGCCGCCGCATCCGCCTGATTACGCTCGACGATGCCTACGACCCCAACAAGGCGGCCGAGAACGTCCAGCGGCTGATCGAACAACAGCAGGTCTTCGCCCTCTTCGCCTGCTTCGGCACCGGCCCCAGCCTCAAGGCTGCACCCATCGCCACCGCAGCCAAGGTGCCCTTCTACGCCCCTTACACCGGCGCCGAAGCGCTGCGTGAGCCGCTGAACCCATACGTCTTCCACGTTCGCGCGTCCTACCGGCAGGAAATCGAAAAGGTCGTCGACCACCTCACCAAGCTCGGCATCCAGGCGATCGGCGTCGTCCACCATGCCGACCCCTTCGGCCTTGCCGGGCTGGAAGCCGCCACCGGCGCACTCGCCAAACGCGGACTCAAGCCGGCCGTGGTGGCACCGATTGCGTCCGGCGGCAACGACGCCGCCGAGACCGTGCAGAAGCTCGCCGCCGCCAACCCCGCGGCCGTCATCATGGTCACCGCCGGCAACAGCTCAAGCGCACTCCTGAAGGCCATCCAGCAGGCCGGCATCCAACCCATGCTGTACGGCCTGTCGGTCATCAGCAGCACCCAGCTGATCCGCGATCTTGGCGACAAGGCGCACGGACTGGTCATCGCGCAGGTGATGCCCTCGCCCTTTCGCGTCGATTACCCCTTCGTGCGCGACTACCGCCAGGCCGCGGAAAAGGCCGGCCTGCCTTACGCCTACGCCTCGCTGGAAGGCTATCTCGCCGCCCGCAGCTTTACCGAGGCACTGCGCCGCAGCGGCCGCGACCTGACCCGCGAGAAGCTCGTCAACGCGCTGGAGACCATGAGCGATTGGGACGCCGGCGGCCTGCGCCTGGCGTTCTCGCCGCGCCGCCACGTCGGCATGGATTACGTCGACCTGGCCGTCATCAGTCGCGGCAACTTCAACCGCTGA
- the dnaJ gene encoding molecular chaperone DnaJ: MSKRDYYEVLGVNRDAGDDEIKKAYRKLAMKFHPDRNPDNKDAEEKFKEAKEAYEILSDAQKKAAYDRYGHAGVDQSVGGGGQGFDGFADAFGDIFGDLFGGSRGGGGRSNVYRGADLRYNLEISLEEAARGAEKTIRIPTVEECGTCHGSGAKPGTQPKTCPTCGGAGQVRIQQGFFSIQQTCPKCHGTGRIIPDPCNDCGGAGRVKKQKTLEVKIPAGIDEGMRLRHAGHGEPGVNGGPPGDLYVEIHIRQHAVFQRDHDDLHCEMPISFATAALGGEIEIPTLEGMARIKIPAETQSGKVFRLRGKGIKNVRSHSHGDLMCHVVVETPVNLTERQKELLREFEEVSKDDADRHNPKAKSWMDKVRDFFGT, encoded by the coding sequence ATGTCCAAAAGGGATTACTACGAAGTCCTCGGCGTCAATCGCGACGCCGGCGACGACGAGATCAAGAAGGCCTATCGCAAGCTGGCCATGAAGTTCCACCCGGACCGCAACCCGGACAACAAGGACGCCGAAGAGAAGTTCAAGGAGGCCAAGGAGGCCTACGAGATCCTCTCCGACGCACAGAAGAAGGCCGCCTACGACCGCTACGGCCATGCCGGCGTCGACCAGTCCGTGGGCGGCGGTGGCCAGGGCTTCGACGGTTTCGCCGATGCCTTCGGCGACATCTTCGGCGATCTCTTCGGCGGCAGCCGTGGCGGCGGCGGGCGTTCCAACGTCTATCGCGGTGCCGACCTCCGCTACAACCTGGAAATCTCGCTGGAAGAAGCCGCGCGCGGCGCCGAGAAGACCATCCGTATCCCCACCGTCGAGGAATGCGGCACCTGCCACGGCAGCGGCGCCAAGCCCGGCACCCAGCCCAAGACCTGCCCCACCTGCGGCGGCGCCGGTCAGGTTCGCATCCAGCAGGGCTTCTTCTCCATCCAGCAGACCTGCCCGAAGTGCCACGGCACCGGTCGCATCATCCCCGATCCCTGCAACGACTGCGGCGGCGCCGGCCGGGTGAAGAAGCAGAAGACGCTGGAAGTGAAGATCCCCGCCGGCATCGACGAAGGCATGCGCCTGCGCCACGCCGGCCATGGCGAACCGGGCGTCAATGGCGGCCCGCCGGGTGATCTCTACGTCGAGATCCACATCCGCCAGCACGCGGTGTTCCAGCGCGACCACGACGACCTGCACTGCGAGATGCCGATCAGCTTCGCCACCGCGGCACTTGGCGGCGAGATCGAGATCCCCACGCTGGAAGGCATGGCGCGCATCAAGATCCCGGCCGAAACGCAAAGCGGCAAGGTCTTCCGCCTGCGTGGCAAGGGCATCAAGAACGTGCGCTCGCACAGCCACGGTGACCTGATGTGCCATGTGGTGGTGGAAACACCGGTGAATCTGACCGAACGCCAGAAGGAACTGCTGCGCGAGTTCGAGGAAGTGTCGAAGGACGACGCCGACCGCCACAATCCCAAGGCCAAGTCCTGGATGGACAAGGTGCGCGACTTCTTCGGCACCTGA
- the dnaK gene encoding molecular chaperone DnaK, whose protein sequence is MGKIIGIDLGTTNSCVSVMEGGKPKVIENSEGARTTPSVVAYAEDGEILTGAPAKRQAVTNAKNTLFAVKRLIGRRFEEKEVQKDIDLMPYTICKADNGDAWVEVRGKKIAPPQVSAEVLRKMKKTAEDYLGEEVTEAVITVPAYFNDSQRQATKDAGRIAGLEVKRIINEPTAAALAFGMDKKPGDSKIAVYDLGGGTFDISIIEIADIDGEHQFEVLATNGDTFLGGEDFDQRIIDYIVTEFKKEQGVDLKNDVLALQRLKEAAEKAKIELSSGQQTEVNLPYITADATGPKHLAVKITRAKFEALVEDLIERSIEPCRVALKDAGVKVSDIDDVILVGGQTRMPKVQEKVKEFFGKEPRKDVNPDEAVAVGASIQGGVLQGEVKDVLLLDVTPLSLGIETLGGVMTKLIQKNTTIPTKASQVFSTADDNQSAVTIHVLQGEREMAAGNKSLGQFNLSDIPPAPRGMPQIEVTFDIDANGILHVSAKDKATGKENKIKIQANSGLSDEEVERMVRDAAAHAEEDKKAHELVDARNQCDALIHSTKKALAEHGDKIGDDDKAKIEAAMKDAEEAIKSGDKDSIEAKSQALALASQKLGEAMYAQQQAEGGAQAAGGAAGSGSKADDADVVDAEFTEVKDKK, encoded by the coding sequence ATGGGCAAGATCATCGGCATCGACCTCGGCACCACCAACAGCTGCGTTTCCGTGATGGAAGGCGGCAAGCCCAAGGTCATCGAAAACTCGGAAGGCGCGCGCACCACCCCGTCGGTGGTCGCCTACGCCGAAGACGGCGAAATCCTGACCGGCGCGCCGGCCAAGCGCCAGGCCGTCACCAACGCCAAGAACACGCTGTTTGCGGTCAAGCGCCTGATCGGCCGCCGCTTCGAAGAGAAGGAAGTGCAGAAGGACATCGACCTGATGCCCTACACCATCTGCAAGGCCGACAACGGCGACGCCTGGGTGGAAGTGCGCGGCAAGAAGATCGCGCCGCCGCAGGTTTCCGCCGAAGTGCTGCGCAAGATGAAGAAGACCGCCGAAGACTACCTCGGCGAAGAAGTCACCGAAGCCGTCATCACCGTACCGGCCTACTTCAACGACAGCCAGCGCCAGGCCACCAAGGACGCCGGCCGCATCGCCGGCCTCGAAGTGAAGCGCATCATCAACGAGCCGACCGCGGCCGCGCTCGCCTTCGGCATGGACAAGAAGCCGGGCGACTCCAAGATCGCGGTGTATGACCTCGGCGGCGGCACCTTCGACATCTCCATCATCGAGATCGCCGACATCGACGGCGAGCACCAGTTCGAAGTGCTGGCCACCAATGGCGACACTTTCCTCGGCGGCGAGGACTTCGACCAGCGCATCATCGACTACATCGTCACCGAGTTCAAAAAGGAACAGGGCGTCGACCTCAAGAACGACGTGCTCGCGCTGCAGCGCCTGAAGGAAGCCGCCGAAAAGGCCAAGATCGAGCTGTCCTCCGGCCAGCAGACCGAAGTCAACCTGCCCTACATCACGGCCGACGCCACCGGCCCGAAGCACCTCGCTGTCAAGATCACCCGCGCCAAGTTCGAGGCGCTGGTGGAAGACCTGATCGAGCGCTCGATCGAGCCCTGCCGCGTCGCGCTGAAGGATGCCGGCGTCAAGGTCTCCGACATCGACGATGTGATCCTGGTCGGCGGCCAGACCCGCATGCCCAAGGTTCAGGAGAAAGTGAAGGAGTTCTTCGGCAAGGAGCCGCGCAAGGACGTGAACCCGGACGAAGCCGTGGCCGTCGGTGCTTCCATCCAGGGCGGCGTGCTGCAGGGCGAAGTCAAGGACGTGCTGCTGCTCGACGTCACCCCGCTGTCGCTCGGCATCGAAACCCTGGGCGGCGTGATGACCAAGCTGATCCAGAAGAACACCACCATCCCGACCAAGGCCTCGCAGGTGTTCTCCACCGCCGACGACAACCAGTCCGCGGTGACCATCCACGTGCTGCAGGGCGAGCGCGAAATGGCCGCGGGCAACAAGAGCCTGGGCCAGTTCAACCTGTCCGACATTCCGCCGGCGCCGCGCGGCATGCCGCAGATCGAGGTCACCTTCGACATCGACGCCAACGGCATCCTGCATGTGTCGGCCAAGGACAAGGCCACCGGCAAGGAAAACAAGATCAAGATCCAGGCCAACTCCGGCCTGTCGGATGAAGAAGTCGAACGCATGGTGCGCGACGCCGCCGCTCACGCCGAGGAAGACAAGAAGGCGCACGAGCTGGTCGACGCCCGCAACCAGTGCGACGCGCTGATCCACTCGACCAAGAAGGCCCTGGCCGAACATGGCGACAAGATCGGCGACGACGACAAGGCCAAGATCGAAGCTGCGATGAAGGACGCCGAAGAAGCGATCAAGAGCGGCGACAAGGACAGCATCGAAGCCAAGAGCCAGGCGCTGGCGCTGGCCAGCCAGAAGCTGGGCGAAGCGATGTACGCCCAGCAGCAGGCCGAGGGCGGCGCCCAGGCGGCCGGCGGCGCGGCGGGCAGCGGCAGCAAGGCCGACGATGCCGACGTGGTCGATGCCGAGTTCACCGAAGTGAAGGACAAGAAGTAA
- the grpE gene encoding nucleotide exchange factor GrpE: MPDPSQNPNLTPELEQQPERADTAAAAADVAPDVMPSLEETLRQAELKAAEHYDAWLRAKAEGENIRRRAQDDIAKASKFAAEKFASAMVPVKDSLEAALAVENQTVEKLREGVELTLKQLVSAFEGAGLAEESPLGQKFDPNKHQAISAVEADGEPNTVINVLQKGYLLHERVVRPALVVVSKAKAQ; this comes from the coding sequence ATGCCGGATCCGAGCCAGAACCCTAACCTCACCCCCGAACTCGAGCAGCAGCCCGAGCGTGCAGACACAGCCGCGGCGGCCGCGGACGTCGCCCCTGACGTCATGCCCAGCCTCGAAGAAACCCTGCGCCAGGCCGAACTCAAAGCCGCCGAACACTACGACGCCTGGCTGCGCGCCAAGGCCGAAGGCGAGAACATCCGCCGCCGCGCCCAGGACGACATCGCCAAAGCTTCCAAGTTCGCCGCCGAGAAATTCGCCAGCGCGATGGTGCCGGTGAAGGACAGCCTGGAAGCCGCGCTCGCAGTCGAAAACCAGACCGTCGAAAAGCTGCGCGAAGGCGTGGAGCTCACGCTCAAGCAACTTGTTTCCGCCTTCGAGGGCGCCGGCCTCGCCGAGGAAAGCCCGCTCGGCCAGAAGTTCGACCCGAACAAGCACCAGGCGATCAGCGCAGTCGAGGCCGACGGCGAGCCCAACACGGTCATCAACGTGCTGCAGAAGGGCTATCTCCTGCACGAGCGCGTGGTGCGCCCGGCCCTGGTCGTCGTCTCCAAAGCCAAGGCCCAGTAA
- a CDS encoding oxidoreductase-like domain-containing protein: MKPAAEPFDAPVRNLAEAEAMIVAVRVRLDAAGLSLREPPPVPTTCCGRGCNGCVWEGYYAALRYWREDAVALLVR; the protein is encoded by the coding sequence ATGAAGCCAGCTGCCGAACCGTTCGACGCGCCGGTGCGCAACCTCGCCGAGGCCGAGGCGATGATCGTCGCGGTGCGCGTCCGGCTCGACGCCGCCGGTCTGAGCCTGCGTGAGCCACCGCCGGTGCCGACGACCTGCTGCGGGCGAGGCTGCAACGGCTGCGTCTGGGAGGGCTATTACGCCGCGTTGCGCTACTGGCGGGAGGATGCGGTGGCGCTGCTGGTTCGATAG